In Juglans microcarpa x Juglans regia isolate MS1-56 chromosome 4S, Jm3101_v1.0, whole genome shotgun sequence, a single window of DNA contains:
- the LOC121262066 gene encoding uncharacterized protein LOC121262066, with the protein MENNLTQPVQAAEHVLSLCKAFNDVQATIARDLHKFSTWQAPPDGFLKVNVDGSIFANLRKAGVGIVLRDTSGGIVMAASKNELEVDEAVTIEFIVVLRGLQPCLPLGIPNLIIESDCLNVVQELQSTKDLYASAGNFIK; encoded by the coding sequence ATGGAAAACAATTTGACACAACCTGTTCAAGCAGCTGAACATGTTTTATCACTATGCAAAGCTTTCAATGATGTACAAGCAACAATAGCAAGGGATCTGCATAAGTTTTCTACGTGGCAAGCTCCCCCGGATGGGTTTCTCAAAGTAAATGTAGATGGTTCAATTTTTGCTAATCTGAGGAAAGCTGGAGTTGGGATTGTCCTACGAGATACAAGTGGAGGAATTGTGATGGCTGCAAGCAAGAATGAGTTAGAAGTGGATGAGGCAGTCACAATTGAATTCATTGTTGTGTTGAGAGGGCTACAGCCATGCCTCCCACTTGGTATTCcaaatttaattattgaaaGTGACTGTCTTAACGTGGTTCAGGAGCTGCAATCCACAAAAGATTTGTATGCAAGTGCTGGTAATTTCATCAAATGA
- the LOC121262612 gene encoding 2-alkenal reductase (NADP(+)-dependent)-like: MAEVDNKQVIFKGYTENIPEESDMELKVSKIKLEAPKGSGAFLVKNLYLSCDPYMRGRMRDFRDSYIPPFVPGQPLEGFGVSRVLDSDNPAFKPGDLVALITGWEEYSLIHRTEQSRKIDQDEIPLSYHLGLLGMAGFTSYAGFFEVCTPKKGEFVFVSAASGAVGQLVGQLAKLHGCYVVGSAGTSQKVDLLKNKLGFDEAFNYKEEPDFNAALKRYFPQGIDIYFDNVGGDMLDAALLNMRIHGRIAVCGVVSQQSFSKPQGIFNWFNLITKRIRMQGFLQHDYLHLYPRFLEDVITNYKQGKIVYIEDMNEGLDSAPAAFVGLFSGKNVGKQVIRVAHE, encoded by the exons ATGGCGGAAGTGGACAACAAGCAAGTCATATTCAAAGGGTACACAGAAAATATCCCGGAAGAATCAGATATGGAGCTCAAGGTTAGCAAAATTAAGCTCGAGGCTCCAAAAGGGTCGGGAGCTTTTCTGGTCAAGAATCTGTACCTCTCCTGTGACCCTTACATGAGAGGCCGTATGCGTGATTTCCGTGACTCTTATATCCCCCCCTTTGTCCCCGGTCAG CCCTTGGAAGGATTTGGTGTATCCAGAGTTCTAGATTCTGATAATCCAGCTTTCAAGCCTGGCGATTTAGTTGCATTGATTACTGGCTGGGAAGAATATAGCTTGATTCACAGAACCGAGCAGAGTAGGAAAATTGATCAAGATGAAATCCCTCTCTCATACCATCTTGGTCTTCTTG GCATGGCAGGTTTTACTTCATATGCAGGATTCTTTGAGGTCTGCACCCCTAAGAAAGGGGAATTTGTCTTTGTATCTGCAGCTTCTGGAGCCGTTGGTCAGCTTGTTGGCCAACTTGCTAAGTTGCATGGTTGCTATGTAGTTGGAAGTGCAGGCACAAGCCAAAAA GTTGATCTACTGAAGAATAAGCTTGGATTTGATGAAGCTTTCAACTACAAGGAAGAGCCAGACTTTAATGCTGCACTGAAAAG GTACTTTCCACAAGGAATTGACATTTACTTTGATAATGTGGGTGGGGACATGCTCGATGCTgcacttcttaacatgaggatTCATGGCCGGATTGCCGTTTGTGGGGTGGTATCCCAGCAGAGTTTCTCTAAGCCACAAGGGATTTTTAACTGGTTCAATCTCATAACAAAGCGCATCAGGATGCAGGGATTCCTGCAACATGATTACTTGCACCTATACCCACGCTTCTTGGAAGATGTCATCACTAACTATAAGCAAGGGAAAATTGTTTACATCGAAGACATGAATGAAGGCTTGGACAGTGCTCCAGCTGCCTTTGTTGGGTTATTTTCTGGCAAAAATGTTGGCAAGCAGGTCATTCGTGTCGCACACGAATGA